In a genomic window of Roseiflexus castenholzii DSM 13941:
- a CDS encoding SCO family protein, translating into MRSSSSQVGATSLSRSVRPVESSRPASVFWVRRALYGVAALFAALVLLILWFAIARPVQVLPRIGQAPAFMLTDQDGRWISDADLRGRVLIINFAHTRCGERCAAMERSLLTLVDALRADGRLGTQVRLVTISVDADGDTPPALRAYAERMNVAAPEEWIFLTGSARELKQLIGGGYGVYYRMNGETVDLVDQRAVLVDETGLLRAEYDGTRLDPAIVLRDIGLVEQEANSSATARPIYEAAHIFVCYPR; encoded by the coding sequence ATGCGTTCTTCATCGTCACAAGTTGGCGCCACGTCGCTATCGAGAAGCGTGCGTCCGGTTGAGAGTTCTCGTCCGGCGTCCGTATTCTGGGTCAGGCGCGCCCTCTACGGCGTGGCTGCGCTCTTTGCCGCTCTGGTTCTCCTCATCCTCTGGTTCGCCATTGCCCGTCCAGTTCAGGTATTGCCACGGATTGGCCAGGCGCCCGCCTTTATGTTGACCGATCAGGATGGTCGCTGGATAAGTGATGCCGATCTGCGCGGGAGGGTGTTGATCATCAATTTTGCGCATACGCGCTGTGGCGAACGATGTGCGGCGATGGAACGTAGCCTGCTGACCCTTGTGGACGCCCTGCGCGCGGATGGTCGGCTGGGAACGCAGGTGCGCCTGGTGACCATCAGCGTGGATGCCGATGGCGACACTCCGCCCGCCCTGCGCGCCTATGCTGAACGCATGAACGTCGCAGCGCCGGAGGAATGGATCTTCTTAACCGGTTCTGCCCGTGAACTCAAGCAATTGATCGGCGGCGGGTACGGCGTGTACTATCGGATGAACGGGGAGACTGTCGATCTCGTCGATCAGCGCGCTGTTCTGGTCGATGAAACCGGGTTGCTGCGCGCCGAGTACGACGGTACACGTCTTGATCCCGCGATCGTGTTACGTGACATCGGGTTAGTCGAACAGGAGGCGAACAGCAGCGCAACTGCGCGCCCGATCTACGAAGCGGCGCATATCTTCGTCTGTTATCCGAGGTGA
- a CDS encoding metal-sulfur cluster assembly factor: MITEELVRSALKNVYDPEIGMDIVNLGLVYNIDIQEGGRRVVVDMTLTTPACPAGPQILTQAKREIESLNQVYSNLEDVQINLVWTPFWNPSMMSEEAREELGFF, translated from the coding sequence ATGATTACGGAAGAATTGGTGCGCAGCGCGCTGAAGAATGTCTATGACCCCGAAATTGGGATGGATATCGTCAATCTGGGGCTGGTCTACAATATCGACATTCAGGAGGGTGGTCGGCGTGTGGTGGTCGATATGACCCTGACGACTCCCGCCTGCCCGGCCGGACCGCAGATTCTCACCCAGGCAAAACGTGAGATCGAGAGTCTCAATCAGGTGTACAGCAATCTGGAAGATGTGCAGATCAACCTGGTTTGGACTCCGTTCTGGAACCCTTCGATGATGAGTGAGGAGGCGCGCGAAGAGTTGGGGTTTTTCTAA
- a CDS encoding cytochrome c oxidase subunit II: protein MNQKYLGYLFEIAWILPSVAVPIAFLVAIVITAFAVGIAVPGNVGRVDPKALSTTAPFDQPGVRELAPGRYEAVVIAQLFNFTPGEIEIPAGSKVTFIVTSRDVIHGYKIEKSPINMMVVPGQISRMTTTFDTPGEYYIYCHEYCGAGHHLMVGKLVVTPAKTASANR, encoded by the coding sequence ATGAACCAGAAATACCTGGGATATCTCTTTGAGATTGCGTGGATTCTTCCCAGTGTTGCAGTGCCGATCGCATTCCTGGTGGCGATTGTGATTACGGCATTTGCCGTGGGCATTGCGGTGCCGGGAAATGTGGGGCGTGTTGACCCGAAGGCGCTCAGCACGACGGCGCCGTTCGATCAGCCGGGAGTGCGCGAACTGGCGCCAGGACGCTATGAAGCCGTCGTTATCGCGCAGTTGTTCAACTTCACGCCGGGGGAGATCGAGATTCCCGCCGGTTCGAAGGTGACATTCATCGTGACCAGCCGCGACGTTATTCATGGCTACAAGATCGAGAAATCACCGATCAATATGATGGTCGTTCCCGGTCAGATTTCGCGGATGACAACCACCTTCGACACGCCGGGCGAGTACTACATCTATTGCCACGAATACTGCGGCGCAGGGCACCATCTGATGGTCGGCAAACTGGTTGTGACGCCGGCGAAGACGGCTTCGGCAAATCGTTAG
- a CDS encoding S8 family serine peptidase, with translation MSMTQTSDAQPLSTRRPSSAGCLLAALVVIVMAACGVVALMLIIAPQANAQMVGLLTAPAAALMFGLLFLGALAITRVPRMRAALCAWLLALPLTWLMIPATLLPSSEAQIAAAARVALMAAYFGALLIVVRWRYPERTGTGRVGLPLAAGAAALLALPWLAWGAFGSLFDILLGLAAAGLFGAAASLLVARVYLRPLPNDPDSPGLLTGGIVIGMILLILGWNIGVGGQTLLLLPLLPTLGWLAGAVAGVERGGAPDSRALALFAALAIAPPLLFADPDTLHIELLAQGREGISWAMSAVGVGVLLALMLSGGMPLLRRATERAPQIGVASAAALWLAGAAVYVSVGQPGLYGDRLFVILKDQADLSSVAAIDDYQARRHAVYETLVRHADATQAGLRDELTRFGIRHRPYYLMNALEVEGGILVRLWLEMRPEVDRVVPNPVLRPLPEPLEARSGDMLAPDEPLWNLTMINADRVWNELDVRGKGVVIGLMDSGVQWDHPELRDSYRGVRTDGTVVHEYNWYDPWGGTTEPVDYSGHGTFTLSAAVGNRVGVAPDATWIACVNLARNVGNAARYLDCMQFMLAPFPPNGDPLRDGDPALGADVTNNSWGCPQDLEGCDPNTLLPAAESLRAAGMVTVAAAGNDGPACSSLNAPLALYDAVLTVGAVQRDGIVAPFSSIGPVLADGSGRIKPDIAAPGANVLAAAPGSGYMTGSGTSIAAPHVTGVVALMWSANPTLIGDVERTEEMLRTTAQPAPQEATTLPLCAGSDGSPLTIRYGAGIVDAYRAVRAAARFDSHSAQPLQFR, from the coding sequence ATGTCTATGACCCAAACGTCTGATGCTCAGCCATTATCTACCCGGCGTCCCTCCAGCGCCGGTTGTCTGCTGGCAGCGCTGGTCGTCATCGTTATGGCGGCGTGCGGCGTTGTGGCGCTGATGCTGATCATCGCGCCGCAGGCGAATGCGCAGATGGTCGGACTCCTTACTGCGCCGGCCGCTGCGCTGATGTTCGGTCTACTCTTCCTGGGAGCGCTGGCGATCACGCGCGTGCCGCGAATGCGCGCGGCACTGTGCGCCTGGTTGCTGGCGCTGCCGCTGACGTGGTTGATGATCCCGGCGACCCTGTTGCCATCGTCTGAGGCGCAGATTGCCGCCGCCGCGCGTGTGGCGCTTATGGCGGCGTACTTTGGCGCGCTCTTGATCGTGGTGCGCTGGCGTTACCCGGAGCGAACCGGAACCGGACGGGTGGGTCTACCGCTCGCGGCCGGTGCAGCGGCGCTGCTGGCGCTTCCCTGGCTGGCATGGGGCGCATTCGGATCACTGTTTGACATCCTGCTTGGGCTGGCCGCCGCCGGGTTGTTTGGCGCGGCGGCCAGTCTGCTGGTTGCACGGGTCTATCTGCGTCCGCTTCCGAACGATCCAGACAGTCCAGGACTCTTGACAGGCGGCATTGTTATCGGAATGATCCTCCTGATCCTGGGGTGGAATATCGGCGTTGGCGGGCAAACGTTGCTGTTGTTACCGCTGCTGCCGACGCTGGGATGGCTTGCAGGTGCAGTCGCTGGCGTCGAGCGCGGAGGCGCGCCGGACTCACGGGCGCTCGCGCTGTTCGCGGCGCTGGCGATTGCGCCGCCGCTGCTGTTCGCCGACCCGGATACGCTCCATATCGAATTGCTGGCGCAGGGGCGCGAAGGGATTTCCTGGGCAATGAGCGCAGTCGGCGTTGGCGTCCTGCTGGCACTGATGTTGTCGGGTGGAATGCCGCTGCTGCGTCGCGCGACAGAACGCGCGCCACAGATCGGCGTCGCCAGCGCCGCAGCGCTCTGGCTGGCGGGCGCCGCTGTGTATGTCAGCGTCGGGCAACCCGGGTTGTATGGCGACCGACTGTTCGTTATTCTGAAAGACCAGGCGGACCTGTCTTCCGTGGCTGCAATCGATGATTACCAGGCGCGGCGGCACGCCGTGTACGAGACTCTCGTGCGCCACGCAGATGCAACGCAAGCCGGATTGCGCGACGAGTTGACCCGCTTCGGCATCCGGCATCGCCCCTACTACCTGATGAACGCGCTGGAAGTCGAGGGAGGCATCCTGGTGCGTCTGTGGCTGGAGATGCGACCGGAGGTGGATCGGGTAGTTCCCAATCCGGTGCTGCGCCCACTCCCTGAGCCGCTGGAGGCGCGCAGCGGCGATATGCTCGCTCCCGACGAACCGCTCTGGAACCTGACCATGATCAATGCCGATCGCGTCTGGAACGAATTGGACGTGCGCGGCAAGGGGGTCGTTATCGGCTTGATGGACAGTGGAGTGCAATGGGATCATCCTGAATTGCGCGACAGTTACCGGGGTGTGCGCACGGATGGCACGGTCGTCCACGAGTACAACTGGTACGATCCGTGGGGCGGTACGACGGAACCGGTGGATTACAGCGGGCATGGCACCTTCACCCTGAGCGCGGCGGTCGGCAATCGCGTCGGCGTTGCGCCCGACGCCACATGGATCGCGTGCGTCAACCTGGCGCGCAACGTGGGGAATGCGGCGCGCTACCTGGATTGCATGCAGTTTATGCTGGCGCCCTTCCCGCCGAATGGCGACCCGCTGCGGGATGGCGACCCGGCGCTCGGCGCCGATGTAACGAACAATTCCTGGGGCTGCCCGCAAGACCTGGAGGGGTGCGATCCGAACACACTTCTGCCCGCAGCCGAGTCGCTGCGCGCTGCGGGGATGGTCACCGTCGCCGCAGCCGGCAACGACGGACCGGCGTGTAGCAGCCTGAATGCACCTCTTGCGCTCTACGACGCCGTTTTGACCGTTGGCGCCGTGCAGCGCGATGGCATCGTCGCCCCGTTCAGTAGCATCGGTCCTGTGCTGGCGGACGGAAGCGGGCGGATCAAGCCGGATATTGCTGCACCAGGCGCAAACGTGCTTGCCGCTGCGCCGGGGAGCGGCTACATGACCGGCAGCGGCACCTCGATTGCAGCGCCCCACGTGACCGGCGTGGTTGCGCTGATGTGGTCGGCAAACCCAACGCTCATCGGTGATGTCGAGCGCACGGAAGAAATGCTGCGCACCACTGCGCAACCGGCGCCGCAGGAAGCGACGACGCTCCCGCTGTGCGCTGGCAGCGACGGTTCGCCGCTGACGATCCGCTATGGCGCCGGAATCGTCGATGCGTATCGAGCGGTGCGCGCTGCCGCGCGATTTGACAGCCATAGCGCGCAACCTTTACAATTCAGATAG
- a CDS encoding ArsA family ATPase, translating into MRLILYLGKGGVGKTTTSAATAVRAAELGYRTLVVSTDVAHSLADALDHPLGPQPTQLTDRLWGQEINVLEEVRQHWGELRNYLAGLLKRRGVSDVASEELAIIPGMEEVVSLLHIRRQAREGNFDAVIVDAAPTGETIRLLTMPETFQWYAARVMDWDPGTKSMAKPLVRALIPATNAFETLDRLTKGVEALRQMLTDPDISSYRLVVNPERMVIKEAQRAATYLALFGYPVDGVVLNRVLPRNAVAGEFMERLYEMQSSYRKMVHDLFAPLPIWEAPHYPHDIRGINDLSQVGRDMFKDEDPTKVFFRGTTQEIVRDGDEYVMRLPLPHVEIGKVSITKRGDELFVAIGNFKRDMILPLTLAERPAKRAVFREGVLEVRFGAPETVEPTAASAG; encoded by the coding sequence ATGCGCCTGATACTCTACCTGGGCAAGGGTGGCGTTGGCAAAACGACCACCTCGGCGGCGACTGCGGTGCGCGCCGCCGAACTCGGCTACCGCACGCTGGTAGTCAGCACCGATGTGGCGCACAGCCTGGCTGATGCGCTCGATCATCCGTTGGGACCGCAACCGACGCAGCTTACCGACCGGCTCTGGGGGCAGGAAATTAACGTGCTCGAAGAGGTGCGGCAGCATTGGGGCGAGTTGCGCAACTATCTGGCAGGGTTGCTCAAACGCCGCGGCGTCAGCGATGTCGCTTCCGAAGAATTGGCGATCATCCCCGGTATGGAAGAGGTCGTCAGCCTTCTGCACATCCGGCGACAGGCGCGCGAGGGCAATTTCGACGCGGTGATCGTCGATGCGGCGCCGACCGGCGAGACCATCCGCCTGTTGACCATGCCAGAGACCTTTCAGTGGTACGCGGCGCGGGTCATGGATTGGGACCCCGGCACCAAGAGCATGGCTAAACCGCTGGTGCGCGCCCTGATCCCGGCAACCAACGCCTTCGAGACGCTCGACCGCCTGACAAAGGGGGTCGAGGCGCTGCGCCAGATGCTGACCGATCCCGACATCAGTTCGTACCGCCTGGTGGTCAACCCGGAGCGCATGGTCATCAAAGAAGCGCAGCGCGCAGCGACGTATCTGGCGCTGTTTGGCTATCCGGTCGATGGTGTGGTGCTCAATCGGGTGCTGCCACGCAACGCAGTCGCCGGCGAATTCATGGAACGCCTGTATGAGATGCAGTCGTCGTACCGCAAAATGGTGCACGACCTGTTCGCGCCGCTGCCGATCTGGGAAGCGCCGCATTACCCGCATGATATCCGGGGTATCAACGATCTGTCGCAGGTTGGGCGCGATATGTTCAAGGACGAAGACCCGACGAAGGTCTTCTTCCGTGGCACCACGCAGGAAATCGTGCGCGACGGCGATGAATATGTGATGCGTCTGCCGTTGCCGCACGTCGAAATCGGCAAGGTGTCGATCACCAAACGCGGCGACGAACTGTTCGTTGCCATCGGCAATTTCAAGCGCGATATGATCCTGCCGCTGACACTCGCGGAACGACCGGCGAAGCGCGCGGTGTTCCGCGAAGGGGTGCTTGAGGTGCGTTTTGGCGCCCCGGAGACGGTCGAGCCGACTGCGGCTTCCGCAGGGTGA
- a CDS encoding PPC domain-containing protein, with protein sequence MARLHLRSLVACLFIFFVALSAMATPARLAAAPQDFRWEPASRAYTVTNQTPNNTVLVVNDFRLRNDDTVAATFTISFPERPSGWQVSTTIAQPIAVNQATTSAVIPIRIIIPPNTPNGVRTVTVRATRTDVTPNLTAEAVIQVTLTAPAPGTPPVSACPELSDPGNNFDGASLILVDRAERHGICAIGDEDWYKFGAVAGKYYSIDIPEMDAGLDLSLELYDSNRRLIDSNDDFPFRGGTQTLTDTRPLIQSFRAPTDGFFYVRVRDTLGIGGSDLSYTIIVRGESYGPFPPFVSSLCNDMYEQDGLPELARQINQNETQRGRLLCPNGDADWVKFFALAGYTYYLYTNTRPYAPPDANGILPGADTLLFLFGRDAITLIDSNNNIEGGATLDSLVRFTPAADGIYYAQVKNVGDIGGMFIRYDLTLKACPVEQPACAPPPDILPALPPAAVEVVPLAQDVAPLIEAHLAPQVAPELVADAGGEMIVALAGAQPIARQIDPAFTGAWQRLDLPVAAGRAQRAWVWGPAPRLARSESYVQSETGLRQVLYFDKGRMEINNPRQARTMPSFVTAGLLVAEMVTGRVQVGDNEYVPHQPAMLPVAGDLDDARAPAYAAFAGLLSPVAERAGVPVTEMLLADGSVQSSSQPVRPETRMVRFVAETGHNIPRVFWDYLTAPGIVYDNGVYRTSRMMDWVAVVGYPISEAYWVRTRVGGVERDVLVQLFERRVLTYTPDEQPAWRVQMGNVGQHYYLWRYGGPLP encoded by the coding sequence GTGGCACGTCTGCATCTTCGATCGTTGGTCGCGTGTCTGTTTATCTTCTTTGTGGCGCTCTCCGCAATGGCTACGCCAGCCCGCCTTGCTGCTGCGCCACAGGATTTCCGCTGGGAGCCTGCGTCGCGCGCCTATACCGTCACAAATCAGACGCCAAATAACACGGTCCTGGTCGTCAACGATTTTCGCCTGCGCAACGATGATACAGTGGCGGCGACATTCACGATTTCCTTCCCGGAGCGACCAAGCGGTTGGCAGGTGAGTACGACGATCGCGCAGCCGATTGCCGTCAATCAGGCGACAACGTCGGCGGTCATTCCTATTCGCATTATCATACCGCCGAATACGCCCAATGGTGTGCGCACGGTGACCGTGCGGGCGACGCGCACCGACGTAACGCCGAACCTGACGGCGGAAGCGGTGATCCAGGTGACGCTGACAGCGCCGGCGCCGGGGACGCCCCCGGTGTCTGCGTGTCCCGAGTTGTCCGATCCGGGGAACAATTTCGATGGCGCTTCGCTCATCCTGGTCGATCGCGCCGAACGGCACGGTATCTGTGCGATTGGCGATGAAGACTGGTATAAGTTTGGCGCGGTCGCCGGAAAGTACTATTCGATTGATATTCCCGAAATGGATGCCGGTCTCGATCTTTCGCTCGAACTGTACGACTCGAACCGGCGCCTCATTGACTCGAACGATGATTTTCCGTTTCGCGGCGGGACGCAAACACTGACCGACACGCGCCCGCTGATCCAGTCGTTCCGTGCGCCGACCGACGGGTTTTTCTATGTGCGGGTGCGCGATACGCTGGGCATCGGCGGATCCGATCTCAGTTACACGATTATTGTGCGCGGCGAGAGTTATGGTCCCTTCCCGCCATTCGTTTCATCGCTCTGCAACGACATGTATGAACAGGATGGGCTGCCGGAACTTGCGCGGCAGATCAATCAGAACGAGACGCAACGCGGTCGCCTTCTCTGTCCGAATGGCGACGCCGATTGGGTAAAGTTCTTTGCGCTTGCCGGGTATACGTACTATCTCTATACGAATACCAGACCGTATGCGCCGCCAGACGCCAACGGCATTCTGCCCGGCGCCGATACGCTTCTCTTTCTGTTTGGGCGCGATGCGATCACGTTGATCGACTCGAACAACAACATCGAAGGTGGCGCGACGCTCGACTCGCTGGTGCGTTTTACCCCTGCCGCCGATGGGATTTATTATGCGCAGGTCAAGAATGTTGGTGATATCGGCGGGATGTTCATCCGCTACGATCTGACGCTGAAAGCATGCCCCGTTGAGCAACCGGCGTGCGCTCCTCCACCAGATATTCTGCCAGCGCTGCCGCCGGCGGCGGTCGAGGTCGTTCCGCTGGCGCAGGATGTCGCGCCGTTGATCGAGGCGCATCTGGCGCCGCAGGTGGCGCCAGAACTGGTTGCCGACGCTGGGGGCGAAATGATTGTGGCGCTCGCCGGCGCTCAACCGATTGCACGCCAGATTGATCCGGCATTCACCGGCGCCTGGCAGCGGCTTGATCTGCCGGTCGCAGCGGGGCGCGCACAACGCGCCTGGGTCTGGGGTCCGGCGCCGCGTCTGGCGCGCAGCGAATCGTATGTCCAGTCCGAAACCGGTCTGCGTCAGGTGCTCTACTTCGACAAAGGACGCATGGAGATCAACAATCCGCGCCAGGCGCGCACGATGCCTTCCTTCGTGACGGCTGGCTTGCTGGTTGCGGAAATGGTCACGGGGCGGGTGCAGGTTGGCGATAACGAATATGTGCCGCACCAGCCTGCGATGCTTCCTGTTGCCGGAGACCTCGATGATGCCCGCGCGCCTGCCTATGCGGCGTTCGCTGGTCTTCTGTCGCCGGTGGCCGAACGTGCCGGTGTGCCTGTGACCGAGATGCTGCTGGCGGATGGCAGTGTGCAATCATCGAGCCAGCCGGTGCGACCGGAGACGCGGATGGTGCGCTTTGTTGCCGAGACAGGACACAACATTCCGCGCGTCTTCTGGGATTATTTGACAGCGCCGGGTATTGTGTACGACAATGGAGTATATCGTACCAGTCGCATGATGGACTGGGTTGCGGTTGTCGGGTATCCGATCAGCGAAGCGTACTGGGTGCGCACGCGAGTCGGCGGCGTCGAGCGCGATGTGCTGGTGCAGTTGTTCGAGCGCCGAGTGCTGACGTATACGCCGGATGAGCAACCTGCCTGGCGTGTGCAGATGGGGAATGTCGGTCAGCACTACTATCTCTGGCGCTATGGCGGTCCCTTGCCGTAG
- a CDS encoding FAD-dependent thymidylate synthase: MEPTASDPWGDHFSDAERALLAPFVTDVDAPVFGLRNLPDVVRGALFSRYSRSDKSLRRILLDEFIQAPEADFQAIVALSADAATHQIVAVHRAEAFYERVLIGYGDDSVAELGGAHVACEGISNIAAKALEDNRIGISPLEKSTRYVAFNRKVEGQYRYLREATIMASRHASAYEAAMDHLFDTYSALIEPTLAAVRAHTPRDAGVSERAYASATRARTFDLLRGLLPMSTWTNVGLFGNGRAFEYLLTKLYASPLAELQTLAVALQRALDDQIPSFVKRAKSERGRVYQAYLRETRWETQALAGAIARRLDEHGSSANDAVPVTLVAFDPDAEARVTAAILYPHLDASLSEARALADAMTADERASLIRAYVGRRDSRFHRPGRAFEEARYTFDLLADIGAYRDLQRHRMLTQERQRFGVQHGYVVPPEIDEYGLGAPFRTALEQAGAVAAAIAAELPDESQYAVPFAYRVRWRVTLTLREAYHLCELRSAPQGHPGYRRIAQEMYRQITAVHPLLAEGMRFVDMNEYALERLDAERRLDEKRRQLEQG, from the coding sequence GTGGAACCAACTGCCAGCGACCCCTGGGGCGATCACTTCAGCGACGCGGAACGCGCGCTCCTTGCGCCGTTCGTGACCGATGTCGATGCGCCGGTCTTTGGCCTGCGCAACCTGCCCGATGTGGTGCGCGGCGCGCTCTTCTCGCGCTACAGTCGTTCCGATAAGAGCCTGCGCCGCATTCTGCTCGATGAGTTTATTCAGGCGCCCGAAGCCGATTTTCAGGCAATTGTGGCGCTCAGCGCCGATGCCGCCACGCATCAGATCGTCGCCGTTCACCGCGCCGAAGCATTCTATGAGCGCGTTCTGATCGGCTACGGCGATGACTCGGTGGCGGAGTTGGGCGGGGCGCACGTCGCCTGTGAAGGGATCAGCAATATCGCCGCCAAGGCGCTCGAAGACAACCGGATCGGCATCAGTCCGCTCGAAAAATCGACCCGCTATGTCGCGTTCAATCGCAAGGTCGAGGGACAGTACCGGTACCTCCGCGAAGCGACGATCATGGCGTCGCGCCACGCATCCGCCTATGAAGCGGCAATGGACCATCTGTTCGATACCTATTCGGCGCTGATCGAACCGACACTCGCTGCGGTTCGGGCGCATACTCCCCGTGATGCGGGTGTTTCGGAACGCGCCTATGCGAGCGCCACCCGCGCCAGGACGTTCGACCTGCTGCGCGGGTTGCTGCCGATGTCCACCTGGACCAATGTCGGATTGTTCGGGAATGGTCGCGCGTTTGAATATCTGCTGACGAAATTGTATGCGTCGCCGCTTGCGGAACTGCAAACACTGGCGGTGGCGTTGCAGCGCGCGCTCGATGATCAGATTCCTTCTTTCGTCAAGCGCGCAAAAAGTGAACGCGGCAGGGTATACCAGGCGTATTTGCGGGAAACGCGCTGGGAAACGCAGGCGCTGGCAGGCGCGATTGCCCGTCGGTTGGATGAGCATGGGTCGTCGGCGAATGACGCCGTGCCGGTAACGCTCGTGGCGTTTGACCCTGATGCTGAGGCGCGGGTGACGGCTGCTATCCTCTACCCGCACCTCGATGCGTCGCTGAGCGAAGCGCGCGCATTGGCAGACGCTATGACCGCCGACGAACGCGCGAGCCTTATCCGCGCCTATGTCGGCAGGCGCGACAGCCGCTTCCATCGTCCGGGGCGCGCCTTCGAGGAAGCACGCTACACCTTCGACCTGCTGGCGGATATTGGCGCTTACCGTGATCTCCAGCGTCACCGGATGCTGACTCAGGAACGGCAGCGGTTTGGCGTGCAGCACGGATATGTTGTGCCGCCAGAAATTGACGAGTACGGTTTGGGCGCGCCGTTTCGCACGGCACTGGAGCAGGCGGGGGCGGTTGCGGCGGCGATTGCCGCTGAACTGCCGGACGAGTCGCAGTACGCCGTTCCGTTCGCTTACCGTGTGCGCTGGCGCGTCACCCTCACCCTGCGTGAAGCCTATCATCTGTGCGAGTTGCGTAGTGCGCCGCAGGGTCACCCCGGTTATCGGCGGATTGCGCAGGAGATGTACCGCCAGATCACTGCCGTGCATCCGCTGCTGGCGGAAGGCATGCGGTTCGTTGATATGAATGAGTATGCGCTCGAACGCCTCGATGCCGAGCGCCGCCTCGACGAAAAACGGCGTCAATTAGAGCAGGGATGA
- a CDS encoding cbb3-type cytochrome c oxidase subunit I produces MATARVSGVSVAAERAEVGVFATEYRLTGLNLLIAFIALAIGGLFGVMQALQYNGIDLYKPISPILRGGYYQGLALHGVLNVLVFTTFFIIGWLTFVTSRSLGIPLASRTLGWTTFGVMTGGLLIAALPLLLNNATVLFTFYPPLKADPLFYIGLTLVVVGTWLLLINQVMMLRQWRAANPAARIPLPAFMAIVTMTMWVICTFGVATEMLFLLIPWSLGLVQGTDPVLARTLFWFTGHPIVYFWLLPAYISWYNFVPQQAGGRLFSDPMARVSFILFLILSTPIGMHHQYTDPGISEIWKLVHAIFTFGVFFPSLLTFFNVVASLENGGRARGGKGWLVWVFNLPWREPSFTTQALAMILFAFGGAGGLINASYNINLVVHNTSWISGHFHLTVGTAVTLSFMGITYWLVPHLTGRRLWSPTMALVQAWTWFVGMGIFSHWMHTLGLLSMPRRTAIGAMRELHPEWEPLLPIIAVGALIMFVSAILYYLNIVLTITAGKKDTVPMVPFARAVSGPEDGPRWLDNFKPWLAIAFALIVVNYTPTLIRLVSEMQFIPGIRSW; encoded by the coding sequence ATGGCTACAGCGCGTGTTTCTGGCGTTTCTGTCGCTGCCGAACGCGCCGAAGTCGGCGTGTTTGCCACGGAGTATCGCCTGACAGGGCTGAACCTGCTGATTGCATTCATTGCGCTGGCAATCGGCGGTCTGTTTGGCGTGATGCAGGCGCTCCAGTACAATGGCATCGACCTGTACAAGCCGATTTCGCCGATCCTGCGCGGCGGGTATTATCAGGGGTTGGCGCTGCACGGCGTGCTCAATGTGCTGGTCTTTACCACGTTCTTCATTATTGGCTGGTTGACGTTCGTCACCTCGCGGTCGCTGGGTATTCCTCTGGCGAGCCGCACCCTTGGCTGGACGACGTTCGGCGTGATGACCGGCGGTTTGCTCATTGCTGCACTGCCGCTGCTGCTCAATAATGCGACGGTGCTCTTTACCTTCTACCCGCCGCTCAAGGCGGATCCGCTCTTCTACATCGGTCTGACGCTGGTGGTCGTCGGCACCTGGTTGCTGCTCATCAACCAGGTGATGATGCTGCGGCAGTGGCGCGCCGCCAATCCCGCAGCGCGCATTCCGCTCCCGGCGTTTATGGCGATTGTTACAATGACGATGTGGGTGATCTGCACCTTTGGCGTTGCGACGGAGATGCTCTTCCTGTTGATTCCATGGTCGCTGGGGCTGGTGCAGGGAACCGACCCGGTGCTGGCGCGCACGCTCTTCTGGTTTACCGGGCACCCAATCGTCTACTTCTGGTTGTTGCCCGCCTATATTTCGTGGTACAACTTCGTGCCGCAGCAGGCAGGCGGGCGATTGTTCAGCGACCCGATGGCGCGCGTGTCGTTCATTCTGTTCCTGATCCTTTCGACACCGATCGGGATGCACCACCAGTACACTGACCCTGGCATCAGCGAGATCTGGAAACTGGTGCATGCCATCTTCACCTTTGGCGTCTTCTTCCCCAGTCTGCTGACCTTCTTCAATGTCGTGGCATCGCTCGAAAATGGCGGGCGGGCGCGCGGTGGCAAGGGGTGGCTGGTGTGGGTCTTCAACCTGCCGTGGCGTGAACCAAGCTTCACGACGCAGGCGCTGGCGATGATTCTGTTCGCTTTTGGCGGCGCCGGCGGGTTGATCAATGCGTCGTACAATATCAACCTGGTGGTGCATAACACTTCCTGGATTTCGGGGCACTTCCATCTGACGGTCGGTACGGCGGTGACGCTCAGTTTCATGGGGATCACCTACTGGCTCGTGCCGCATCTCACCGGGCGAAGGCTGTGGAGTCCGACGATGGCGCTGGTGCAGGCGTGGACCTGGTTCGTCGGTATGGGGATATTCTCGCACTGGATGCATACGCTGGGGTTGTTGAGTATGCCACGGCGCACCGCGATTGGCGCTATGCGTGAACTGCATCCCGAATGGGAACCGCTCCTGCCAATTATTGCGGTTGGCGCGCTCATCATGTTCGTCAGCGCCATTCTGTACTATCTCAATATTGTGCTGACGATTACTGCCGGGAAGAAAGACACGGTTCCAATGGTTCCGTTCGCGCGAGCGGTGTCTGGTCCCGAAGATGGTCCGCGCTGGTTGGATAACTTCAAGCCCTGGCTGGCGATTGCGTTCGCTCTGATTGTGGTCAATTATACGCCAACGCTGATCAGGCTGGTGTCGGAGATGCAGTTCATTCCGGGTATTCGTTCCTGGTAG